The region TTTCGGCAAAATGTACACGTCAAGGCCGTTGTCCATTTTTTCATAAAACAGCTCTTCGTGCAGCGTCTCATACACCCGTTTTTCCATCTTCCGTCGCCTCCATTCCGGTCAAAAAGTACACCGTATCGAGCTCCACCTTGTCAGCGACGCGCACCACATCCTCGCGCGTCACTTGATCGGTGCAGGCAATCCATTCATCGATTGGGCGCTTTCGCGTTGAGACGACGTTATGGTACAACACCTCCACAAGCCCGCGCGGCGTATCGAGCGTCTCAAGCAGCTGGTTGCGGATGACCGCTTTCGTCTGCGCCATTTCGTCATCTGTGAAATCGCCGTTTTTCATCGCCTGCATTTGCTCATCGATGATGCGGCGCGCCTTCTCATAGTTGGCCGGTTCAATGCCGGACATGACCATAAGCAGCCCTTTATGGCTCTCAAGCCGTGAGGCGGCATAATAGGCAAGGCTCGCCTTCTCGCGGACGTTGATGAACAGTTTCGAATGGGAAAACCCCCCAAAAATGCCATTAAACATTTGCAAGGCGTAATAATCGTCATCTTCATACGTCACATTTGTCCGATAGCCAATGTTGAGCTTTCCTTGCTTCACGTCCTGCCGCTCAATGACTTCGCGAACTTCCCTGCGCGGCTTGACAGAGGTCATCGAGGCGCGCTCCCGCTTTGGGCGGTCCGGCAAAGAAAAGCGCTGCTTCACCGCGTTGAGCACCGCGTCTTCAGCCACGTCGCCAATGACATATAGATCCAGCTCATCCTCGGCCAGCGCTCGTTCATAATAGCGATACAGCCCTTCCGCCGTGATGCCGTCCACGTCTTCAAGCTCGCCGTTTGGCGAGAGGGCGTACGGTTCGCCTTTGCACATTTCTTCTACAAGGCGCATATTCGCATAGCGCATTTTGTCATCATACACCGCCTGAATGCGTTGACGGAGCGCCCGCTTTTCCTGCTCAACAATGTCAGCGACAAACCGGCTGCCATCAAGCGCCGGGCGGAACAGAAGATCGGCCAAGAGCTGAAACGCTTTCGCCAAAAGCGGCGTTTGCTCCGGCAAAAATCGTTCATTGGCGACATCGATGCGAATCGTCATGATATGATGTTCGCCTTTTTTCGTTAAATCGACGTTCAGCGTCGCTCCGTACAGTTCATCCAAATAG is a window of Geobacillus kaustophilus DNA encoding:
- the yfmF gene encoding EF-P 5-aminopentanol modification-associated protein YfmF; this encodes MVDEKVTAVGPVRVHTISTDKYKTNTIVWKMKAPLAKETVTLRALLPYVLQSGTADYPSVKALRTYLDELYGATLNVDLTKKGEHHIMTIRIDVANERFLPEQTPLLAKAFQLLADLLFRPALDGSRFVADIVEQEKRALRQRIQAVYDDKMRYANMRLVEEMCKGEPYALSPNGELEDVDGITAEGLYRYYERALAEDELDLYVIGDVAEDAVLNAVKQRFSLPDRPKRERASMTSVKPRREVREVIERQDVKQGKLNIGYRTNVTYEDDDYYALQMFNGIFGGFSHSKLFINVREKASLAYYAASRLESHKGLLMVMSGIEPANYEKARRIIDEQMQAMKNGDFTDDEMAQTKAVIRNQLLETLDTPRGLVEVLYHNVVSTRKRPIDEWIACTDQVTREDVVRVADKVELDTVYFLTGMEATEDGKTGV